One region of Glycine max cultivar Williams 82 chromosome 9, Glycine_max_v4.0, whole genome shotgun sequence genomic DNA includes:
- the LOC100797543 gene encoding subtilisin-like protease SBT1.8, whose amino-acid sequence MASVSTFCFVLFFFFFLTQCWFLTSAKKTYIVHMKHHEKPSVYPTHTDWYSASLQQSLTLTTADSDSDSNPLLYSYTTAYNGFAASLNDEQAEQLLRSEDVLGVYEDTVYQLHTTRTPEFLGLEKETGLWEGHTAQDLNQASNDVIIGVLDTGVWPESPSFDDAGMPEIPARWRGECETGPDFSPKMCNRKLIGARSFSKGFHMASGIGVREKEPASARDRDGHGTHTSSTAAGSHVTNASLLGYASGTARGMAPTARVAAYKVCWTDGCFASDILAGMDRAIEDGVDVLSLSLGGGSAPYFRDTIAIGAFAAMAKGIFVACSAGNSGPQKASLANVAPWIMTVGAGTLDRDFPAYASLGNKKRFSGVSLYSGKGMGNEPVGLVYDKGLNQSGSICLPGSLEPGLVRGKVVVCDRGINARVEKGKVVRDAGGVGMILANTAASGEELVADSHLLPAVAVGRIVGDQIRAYASSDPNPTVHLDFRGTVLNVKPSPVVAAFSSRGPNMVTRQILKPDVIGPGVNILAGWSEAIGPSGLSDDTRKTQFNIMSGTSMSCPHISGLAALLKAAHPQWSSSAIKSALMTTADVHDNTKSQLRDAAGGAFSNPWAHGAGHVNPHKALSPGLVYDATPSDYIKFLCSLEYTPERIQLITKRSGVNCTKRFSDPGQLNYPSFSVLFGGKRVVRYTRVLTNVGEAGSVYNVTVDAPSTVTVTVKPAALVFGKVGERQRYTATFVSKNGVGDSVRYGFGSIMWSNAQHQVRSPVAFSWTLL is encoded by the exons ATGGCTTCCGTTTCTACTTTCTGTTTcgttctcttcttcttcttcttcctcacacAATGCTGGTTCTTAACTTCAGCAAAGAAAACCTACATAGTTCACATGAAACACCACGAAAAGCCTTCGGTTTACCCCACACACACTGACTGGTACAGCGCCAGTCTTCAACAATCTCTCACTCTCACCACTGCCGATTCAGATTCCGATTCCAATCCGTTACTCTATTCCTACACCACCGCCTACAACGGTTTCGCCGCGTCCCTCAACGACGAACAGGCGGAACAGCTTCTCAGATCCGAGGATGTTCTCGGAGTGTACGAGGACACGGTGTACCAGTTGCACACCACCCGCACTCCTGAGTTTCTAGGGTTGGAAAAGGAAACAGGGCTTTGGGAGGGTCACACCGCACAGGATCTCAACCAGGCTTCCAATGACGTCATCATTGGGGTCCTCGACACCGGAGTGTGGCCGGAGTCGCCGAGCTTCGACGACGCAGGAATGCCGGAGATTCCGGCCCGGTGGCGCGGCGAGTGCGAGACGGGTCCAGATTTCTCCCCCAAAATGTGTAACAGGAAACTCATCGGCGCTAGAAGCTTCTCTAAAGGTTTCCATATGGCCTCAGGGATTGGGGTGAGAGAGAAGGAGCCAGCGTCGGCACGTGACAGGGATGGTCACGGGACCCACACGTCGAGCACCGCCGCGGGGTCGCACGTGACGAACGCGAGCTTATTAGGTTATGCGAGCGGGACCGCGCGTGGGATGGCTCCCACCGCACGTGTGGCTGCTTATAAGGTTTGCTGGACCGACGGCTGCTTCGCCTCCGACATTCTCGCCGGAATGGACCGTGCCATCGAGGACGGCGTCGACGTCCTCTCGCTCTCCCTCGGTGGCGGTTCCGCACCGTACTTCCGCGACACAATCGCCATCGGCGCGTTCGCCGCCATGGCGAAAGGTATCTTCGTTGCATGCTCCGCCGGGAACAGTGGGCCCCAGAAGGCCTCGCTTGCCAACGTGGCACCGTGGATAATGACGGTTGGTGCAGGAACCCTAGATCGTGATTTCCCTGCCTACGCTTCTCTCGGTAACAAAAAAAGATTCTCCGGTGTTTCTCTCTATAGTGGAAAAGGAATGGGGAACGAACCGGTTGGTTTGGTTTATGACAAAGGCTTGAACCAGTCAGGTAGCATTTGCTTGCCCGGTTCGCTTGAACCGGGTCTGGTTCGTGGGAAGGTGGTTGTTTGCGACCGTGGAATCAACGCGCGGGTGGAGAAAGGTAAGGTGGTGCGTGATGCCGGTGGTGTTGGGATGATTCTCGCGAACACAGCAGCGAGTGGGGAGGAGTTAGTTGCGGATAGTCACCTGCTACCGGCTGTGGCAGTTGGAAGAATCGTGGGGGACCAGATCAGAGCCTATGCTTCTTCCGATCCTAATCCAACGGTGCATCTTGATTTCCGTGGAACAGTATTGAACGTTAAGCCTTCACCAGTAGTGGCAGCTTTTAGTTCCAGAGGGCCCAATATGGTTACCAGACAGATTCTGAAACCGGACGTTATTGGGCCTGGGGTTAACATCTTGGCCGGGTGGTCCGAAGCAATTGGGCCATCAGGGTTATCCGATGACACTCGGAAAACTCAGTTCAACATCATGTCAG GTACATCTATGTCTTGTCCACACATAAGTGGATTGGCTGCCTTGTTGAAAGCTGCACATCCGCAATGGAGTTCTAGTGCGATAAAATCAGCCCTAATGACAACGGCAGATGTACACGACAACACCAAGTCCCAACTCCGGGATGCGGCAGGGGGTGCATTTTCCAACCCATGGGCTCATGGTGCGGGCCACGTGAACCCACACAAGGCACTTTCCCCTGGGCTTGTCTATGATGCCACACCAAGTGACTACATTAAGTTCCTATGTTCCTTGGAGTACACACCTGAACGCATACAACTCATTACTAAGCGTTCAGGTGTTAATTGTACTAAGAGGTTCTCTGACCCTGGCCAGTTGAACTACCCTTCATTCTCTGTTCTCTTTGGCGGTAAGAGGGTCGTGAGGTACACACGAGTCCTGACCAACGTGGGCGAGGCAGGCTCCGTCTATAACGTCACCGTGGATGCACCTTCCACGGTGACGGTAACGGTGAAGCCCGCCGCGCTCGTGTTTGGAAAAGTAGGGGAAAGGCAAAGGTACACGGCAACCTTTGTGTCCAAGAATGGTGTCGGGGATTCCGTTAGGTATGGATTTGGAAGCATTATGTGGAGCAATGCGCAACACCAAGTTAGGAGCCCAGTTGCTTTTTCTTGGACTTTGTTGTGA
- the LOC100817458 gene encoding guanine nucleotide-binding protein subunit gamma 3 — translation MSTSTRATSNILLSLPLPSPKAAPPSCPDLYGKRREMAKIQMLEREISFLEEELKSSEGLQPASRCCKEIADFVMANSDPLLPTSKKNHRSCSFWKWLCDIPCFNLSWICHWCCDGCFEHQNMSSCCSHCMPCNCCSSCLPSTNCSCCPNGISHCCKDSCGCKICCTLPSCNIGWPFPSCCICKCSCSCSWSGPKKCPKVRPCCCCTNSCWNPCSCF, via the exons ATGAGCACTTCCACAAGGGCAACTTCCAACATCCTTCTCTCTCTGCCACTGCCCTCTCCTAAGGCGGCGCCTCCTTCGTGCCCAGATTTGTATGGAAAGCGTCGCGAAATGGCCAAGATTCAGATGCTGGAAAGAGAGATAAGTTTCCTCGAG GAAGAGTTAAAATCTTCTGAAGGCCTTCAACCAGCTTCAAGATGCTGCAAAGA GATTGCCGATTTTGTGATGGCAAACTCAGATCCTCTGTTACCTAC GAGCAAGAAGAACCACCGGTCATGTAGCTTCTGGAAGTGGCTGTG TGACATCCCTTGCTTTAACTTGTCTTGGATCTGCCATTGGTGCTGTGATGGGTGCTTTGAACATCAAAACATGTCAAGTTGTTGTTCCCACTGCATGCCATGCAATTGCTGTTCTAGTTGTCTTCCATCTACCAATTGCTCTTGCTGCCCTAATGGAATATCACATTGCTGCAAAGATAGTTGTGGTTGCAAAATTTGTTGCACTCTCCCAAGTTGCAATATTGGGTGGCCTTTTCCCTCTTGCTGCATTTGCAAATGCTCTTGCTCTTGCTCTTGGTCAGGCCCAAAAAAATGTCCCAAGGTTCGTCCATGTTGCTGTTGTACAAATTCCTGTTGGAACCCCTGTTCATGTTTCTAG